From Xenopus laevis strain J_2021 chromosome 7L, Xenopus_laevis_v10.1, whole genome shotgun sequence, one genomic window encodes:
- the LOC108696320 gene encoding uncharacterized protein LOC108696320 isoform X2 encodes MYISTELDPVIKGSPGCVRASAACAVLLQKVGDIVLDSPLTLLTPHSVQEILNQVQTKHLSAARLTKYEVALLTPTNLTLKRCTILNCLELMELETEAVSPVKRAPLPEAIDLFVDGSRYYTSDGKPHTGYAVTTVDKVVERGSLSSHMSAQEAELHALARACEKHEGLRINEHTDSRYAFGIAHDFGPIWKARGFLTSSGKPVKHTEMINRLFIAFTLPLEVDILKVKAHTTETTMEAKGNAMADLAAKEGALDPPPLSLMLAKPTNVSLEEFEKLQAQAESTEISKISTDTGKPWPECLSIALYSVRNAPRQPHGLSPYEILFRSRPKTGLYFPQQLSSLHSQLTG; translated from the exons ATGTACATTTCCACTGAATTGGATCCAGTCATCAAAGGTTCACCTGGGTGCGTCCGAGCTTCCGCCGCCTGTGCGGTGTTATTACAGAAAGTTGGTGACATAGTTTTAGATTCCCCTCTAACCCTTCTCACCCCACACTCTGTCCAAGAGATTCTCAACCAGGTCCAGACCAAACATCTTTCAGCAGCACGTCTGACCAAATACGAAGTGGCTCTCCTCACCCCAACTAACCTCACACTGAAACGATGTACAATCCTCAactgtcttgaactcatggaactCGAGACAGAAGCAGTTAGTCCTGTCAAGAGAGCTCCCCTTCCGGAAGCAATAGACCTTTTTGTAGACGGTTCCAGGTATTACACATCAGATGGTAAACCTCACACAGGATACGCTGTAACAACAGTTGACAAAGTAGTAGAAAGAGGCTCTCTTAGCAGCCACATGTCGGCCCAGGAGGCTGAATTACATGCATTGGCCAGAGCCTGTGAAAAACATGAAGGTTTAAGGATCAATGAACACACGGACTCGAGGTATGCTTTTGGTATAGCTCACGATTTTGGCCCAATCTGGAAAGCTAGAGGATTCCTCACTAGCTCGGGGAAACCTGTAAAACATACCGAAATGATCAATAGATTGTTCATAGCATTCACTCTTCCTTTAGAAGTGGATATCTTAAAGGTCAAAGCTCACACCACAGAGACCACCATGGAAGCCAAGGGCAATGCAATGGCAGATCTGGCTGCTAAAGAAGGAGCCCTTGATCCCCCTCCCCTGTCTCTAATGCTAGCTAAACCCACTAATGTGTCTCTCGAGGAATTTGAGAAGTTGCAGGCTCAAGCGGAGAGTACAGAGATCTCTAAAATATCCACTGACACGGGCAAACCTTGGCCTGAGTGTTTGTCTATTGCCCTGTACTCTGTGCGTAATGCCCCAAGACAGCCTCACGGGCTGTCCCCTTATGAGATTCTGTTCAGGAGTAGGCCCAAGACGGGATTGTACTTTCCCCAGCAGCTGTCGTCTTTACATTCTCAGTTGACGGG GTGA
- the LOC108696320 gene encoding uncharacterized protein LOC108696320 isoform X1: MYISTELDPVIKGSPGCVRASAACAVLLQKVGDIVLDSPLTLLTPHSVQEILNQVQTKHLSAARLTKYEVALLTPTNLTLKRCTILNCLELMELETEAVSPVKRAPLPEAIDLFVDGSRYYTSDGKPHTGYAVTTVDKVVERGSLSSHMSAQEAELHALARACEKHEGLRINEHTDSRYAFGIAHDFGPIWKARGFLTSSGKPVKHTEMINRLFIAFTLPLEVDILKVKAHTTETTMEAKGNAMADLAAKEGALDPPPLSLMLAKPTNVSLEEFEKLQAQAESTEISKISTDTGKPWPECLSIALYSVRNAPRQPHGLSPYEILFRSRPKTGLYFPQQLSSLHSQLTGYVQSLQRELQKIHHRVHESIPDPESITGLHSIQPGDWVVIKKHQRQGLEARYTGPYQVLLTTSTSLKIEERDGWIHASHCKKLLNYQVQ; the protein is encoded by the coding sequence ATGTACATTTCCACTGAATTGGATCCAGTCATCAAAGGTTCACCTGGGTGCGTCCGAGCTTCCGCCGCCTGTGCGGTGTTATTACAGAAAGTTGGTGACATAGTTTTAGATTCCCCTCTAACCCTTCTCACCCCACACTCTGTCCAAGAGATTCTCAACCAGGTCCAGACCAAACATCTTTCAGCAGCACGTCTGACCAAATACGAAGTGGCTCTCCTCACCCCAACTAACCTCACACTGAAACGATGTACAATCCTCAactgtcttgaactcatggaactCGAGACAGAAGCAGTTAGTCCTGTCAAGAGAGCTCCCCTTCCGGAAGCAATAGACCTTTTTGTAGACGGTTCCAGGTATTACACATCAGATGGTAAACCTCACACAGGATACGCTGTAACAACAGTTGACAAAGTAGTAGAAAGAGGCTCTCTTAGCAGCCACATGTCGGCCCAGGAGGCTGAATTACATGCATTGGCCAGAGCCTGTGAAAAACATGAAGGTTTAAGGATCAATGAACACACGGACTCGAGGTATGCTTTTGGTATAGCTCACGATTTTGGCCCAATCTGGAAAGCTAGAGGATTCCTCACTAGCTCGGGGAAACCTGTAAAACATACCGAAATGATCAATAGATTGTTCATAGCATTCACTCTTCCTTTAGAAGTGGATATCTTAAAGGTCAAAGCTCACACCACAGAGACCACCATGGAAGCCAAGGGCAATGCAATGGCAGATCTGGCTGCTAAAGAAGGAGCCCTTGATCCCCCTCCCCTGTCTCTAATGCTAGCTAAACCCACTAATGTGTCTCTCGAGGAATTTGAGAAGTTGCAGGCTCAAGCGGAGAGTACAGAGATCTCTAAAATATCCACTGACACGGGCAAACCTTGGCCTGAGTGTTTGTCTATTGCCCTGTACTCTGTGCGTAATGCCCCAAGACAGCCTCACGGGCTGTCCCCTTATGAGATTCTGTTCAGGAGTAGGCCCAAGACGGGATTGTACTTTCCCCAGCAGCTGTCGTCTTTACATTCTCAGTTGACGGGGTATGTGCAGTCTCTTCAGCGGGAACTCCAAAAGATACATCATAGAGTTCATGAATCTATTCCTGATCCAGAGTCTATAACCGGTTTGCATTCTATCCAACCAGGTGACTGGGTAGTCATAAAGAAACATCAGCGCCAGGGACTAGAGGCGAGATACACCGGGCCTTACCAGGTTCTTTTGACAACATCCACCTCCCTTAAGATCGAGGAACGTGACGGGTGGATCCACGCCAGCCACTGCAAGAAGCTGCTGAACTATCAAGTGCAATGA